One stretch of Girardinichthys multiradiatus isolate DD_20200921_A chromosome 2, DD_fGirMul_XY1, whole genome shotgun sequence DNA includes these proteins:
- the LOC124856640 gene encoding receptor-interacting serine/threonine-protein kinase 3-like isoform X3: MALLCTEMFGDKDLDEWRRIGRGGFGTVYRVRHKERGFVAIKVPQQNSGPHDALKEADCLKKLSSRFVLTVFGIYQGNRFQQITEQQGIVMEFMERGSIHTLQVDLRGPPPLPLAIRLAHQVASGMQHLHSINFLHHDLKPSNVLLDNDFNAKLADFGLSRVTTSVLSNSEQSRAGTPGTFQYWPPEAFSLNYKAVRFFDVYSYGILLWSILTGKEPYEGKGFGLVELRIKQGDRPDISLCQKEEKEKMTEMVELMTHCWDEEPSKRPHFDEIVAVTEHVFSVNKDGIGAAIQEVLSKLEQEQSKSGGQLHQTNAAPTPENAVPNATVDHPPLAAQQPCVDVGTKNVAEKDKVKFVDDMREDIIQETKDVMALVEELRKIGMVHKETYSTIKAKETSQDKMRELFRQTLRAGGDTVKAAFYDALKKHEPSMLNSIGES, encoded by the exons ATGGCGCTGCTTTGCACTGAGATGTTTGGTGATAAGGACTTGGATGAATGGCGTAGAATCGGCAGGGGGGGGTTTGGTACCGTCTATAGGGTCAGGCACAAAGAGAGAGGGTTTGTTGCCATCAAGGTACCTCAACAAAATTCagg CCCCCATGATGCACTCAAGGAGGCTGATTGTCTGAAAAAACTATCCTCTCGGTTTGTTCTGACAGTGTTTGGAATTTATCAGGGAAACCGATTTCAACAAATCACAGAGCAGCAGGGAATAGTCATGGAGTTTATGGAAAGGGGATCTATTCACACCCTGCAGGTGGACTTGCGTGGCCCTCCGCCACTGCCACTGGCCATCCGATTGGCCCATCAAGTGGCTTCAGGGATGCAACACCTACATTCAATTAACTTTCTTCATCATGATCTAAAACCAAGCAACGTTCTTCTGGATAATGACTTTAATGCCAAG CTGGCAGACTTTGGTCTTTCCAGGGTTACCACAAGTGTTTTGTCCAACAGTGAACAATCAAGAGCAGGAACTCCAGGGACATTTCAGTACTGGCCACCTGAAGCTTTTTCTTTAAACTATAAGGCAGTTCGCTTTTTTGATGTTTACAG CTACGGCATCCTCCTTTGGTCTATCTTAACTGGTAAAGAACCCTATGAAG GAAAAGGGTTTGGTCTTGTGGAATTGCGGATCAAACAGGGAGACAGACCGGATATCAGTCTTTGCcagaaagaggagaaagaaaagaTGACAGAAATGGTTGAGCTCATGACACATTGCTGGGATGAGGAACCATCCAAGAGGCCTCACTTTGATG aaatcGTCGCAGTCACTGAACATGTGTTCTCAGTTAACAAGGATGGAATTGGTGCTGCCATTCAAGAAGTTTTATCAAAACTAGAACAAGAA CAGTCAAAAAGTGGCGGTCAGCTTCATCAAACAAATGCTGCACCCACTCCAG aaAATGCAGTGCCAAATGCTACTGTTGATCATCCACCACTTGCAGCACAG CAACCATGTGTTGATGTTGGAACTAAAAATGTGGCTGAAAAAGACAAAG tgaagtTTGTTGATGACATGAGAGAAGATATAATACAGGAAACCAAGGATGTCATGGCATTGGTTGAGGAGCTTCGGAAAATAGGGATGGTTCATAAAGAAACCTATTCCACAATTAAAGCAAAAGAAACAAGTCAGGACAAAATGAGGGAGCTGTTCCGGCAGACATTACGTGCCGGAGGGGACACGGTCAAAGCTGCCTTCTATGATGCCTTGAAAAAACACGAGCCGAGTATGCTGAACAGTATTG GTGAAAGTTGA
- the LOC124856640 gene encoding receptor-interacting serine/threonine-protein kinase 3-like isoform X4: MEHKHNSKVTNCLPKFNRRWRCFALRCLVIRTWMNGVESAGGGLVPSIGSGTKREGLLPSRYLNKIQVFGIYQGNRFQQITEQQGIVMEFMERGSIHTLQVDLRGPPPLPLAIRLAHQVASGMQHLHSINFLHHDLKPSNVLLDNDFNAKLADFGLSRVTTSVLSNSEQSRAGTPGTFQYWPPEAFSLNYKAVRFFDVYSYGILLWSILTGKEPYEGKGFGLVELRIKQGDRPDISLCQKEEKEKMTEMVELMTHCWDEEPSKRPHFDEIVAVTEHVFSVNKDGIGAAIQEVLSKLEQEQSKSGGQLHQTNAAPTPENAVPNATVDHPPLAAQQPCVDVGTKNVAEKDKVKFVDDMREDIIQETKDVMALVEELRKIGMVHKETYSTIKAKETSQDKMRELFRQTLRAGGDTVKAAFYDALKKHEPSMLNSIGES, encoded by the exons ATGGAGCACAAACACA ATTCTAAAGTTACAAATTGTCTACCCAAGTTCAACAGGAGATGGCGCTGCTTTGCACTGAGATGTTTGGTGATAAGGACTTGGATGAATGGCGTAGAATCGGCAGGGGGGGGTTTGGTACCGTCTATAGGGTCAGGCACAAAGAGAGAGGGTTTGTTGCCATCAAGGTACCTCAACAAAATTCagg TGTTTGGAATTTATCAGGGAAACCGATTTCAACAAATCACAGAGCAGCAGGGAATAGTCATGGAGTTTATGGAAAGGGGATCTATTCACACCCTGCAGGTGGACTTGCGTGGCCCTCCGCCACTGCCACTGGCCATCCGATTGGCCCATCAAGTGGCTTCAGGGATGCAACACCTACATTCAATTAACTTTCTTCATCATGATCTAAAACCAAGCAACGTTCTTCTGGATAATGACTTTAATGCCAAG CTGGCAGACTTTGGTCTTTCCAGGGTTACCACAAGTGTTTTGTCCAACAGTGAACAATCAAGAGCAGGAACTCCAGGGACATTTCAGTACTGGCCACCTGAAGCTTTTTCTTTAAACTATAAGGCAGTTCGCTTTTTTGATGTTTACAG CTACGGCATCCTCCTTTGGTCTATCTTAACTGGTAAAGAACCCTATGAAG GAAAAGGGTTTGGTCTTGTGGAATTGCGGATCAAACAGGGAGACAGACCGGATATCAGTCTTTGCcagaaagaggagaaagaaaagaTGACAGAAATGGTTGAGCTCATGACACATTGCTGGGATGAGGAACCATCCAAGAGGCCTCACTTTGATG aaatcGTCGCAGTCACTGAACATGTGTTCTCAGTTAACAAGGATGGAATTGGTGCTGCCATTCAAGAAGTTTTATCAAAACTAGAACAAGAA CAGTCAAAAAGTGGCGGTCAGCTTCATCAAACAAATGCTGCACCCACTCCAG aaAATGCAGTGCCAAATGCTACTGTTGATCATCCACCACTTGCAGCACAG CAACCATGTGTTGATGTTGGAACTAAAAATGTGGCTGAAAAAGACAAAG tgaagtTTGTTGATGACATGAGAGAAGATATAATACAGGAAACCAAGGATGTCATGGCATTGGTTGAGGAGCTTCGGAAAATAGGGATGGTTCATAAAGAAACCTATTCCACAATTAAAGCAAAAGAAACAAGTCAGGACAAAATGAGGGAGCTGTTCCGGCAGACATTACGTGCCGGAGGGGACACGGTCAAAGCTGCCTTCTATGATGCCTTGAAAAAACACGAGCCGAGTATGCTGAACAGTATTG GTGAAAGTTGA
- the LOC124856640 gene encoding receptor-interacting serine/threonine-protein kinase 3-like isoform X5: protein MNGVESAGGGLVPSIGSGTKREGLLPSRYLNKIQVFGIYQGNRFQQITEQQGIVMEFMERGSIHTLQVDLRGPPPLPLAIRLAHQVASGMQHLHSINFLHHDLKPSNVLLDNDFNAKLADFGLSRVTTSVLSNSEQSRAGTPGTFQYWPPEAFSLNYKAVRFFDVYSYGILLWSILTGKEPYEGKGFGLVELRIKQGDRPDISLCQKEEKEKMTEMVELMTHCWDEEPSKRPHFDEIVAVTEHVFSVNKDGIGAAIQEVLSKLEQEQSKSGGQLHQTNAAPTPENAVPNATVDHPPLAAQQPCVDVGTKNVAEKDKVKFVDDMREDIIQETKDVMALVEELRKIGMVHKETYSTIKAKETSQDKMRELFRQTLRAGGDTVKAAFYDALKKHEPSMLNSIGES, encoded by the exons ATGAATGGCGTAGAATCGGCAGGGGGGGGTTTGGTACCGTCTATAGGGTCAGGCACAAAGAGAGAGGGTTTGTTGCCATCAAGGTACCTCAACAAAATTCagg TGTTTGGAATTTATCAGGGAAACCGATTTCAACAAATCACAGAGCAGCAGGGAATAGTCATGGAGTTTATGGAAAGGGGATCTATTCACACCCTGCAGGTGGACTTGCGTGGCCCTCCGCCACTGCCACTGGCCATCCGATTGGCCCATCAAGTGGCTTCAGGGATGCAACACCTACATTCAATTAACTTTCTTCATCATGATCTAAAACCAAGCAACGTTCTTCTGGATAATGACTTTAATGCCAAG CTGGCAGACTTTGGTCTTTCCAGGGTTACCACAAGTGTTTTGTCCAACAGTGAACAATCAAGAGCAGGAACTCCAGGGACATTTCAGTACTGGCCACCTGAAGCTTTTTCTTTAAACTATAAGGCAGTTCGCTTTTTTGATGTTTACAG CTACGGCATCCTCCTTTGGTCTATCTTAACTGGTAAAGAACCCTATGAAG GAAAAGGGTTTGGTCTTGTGGAATTGCGGATCAAACAGGGAGACAGACCGGATATCAGTCTTTGCcagaaagaggagaaagaaaagaTGACAGAAATGGTTGAGCTCATGACACATTGCTGGGATGAGGAACCATCCAAGAGGCCTCACTTTGATG aaatcGTCGCAGTCACTGAACATGTGTTCTCAGTTAACAAGGATGGAATTGGTGCTGCCATTCAAGAAGTTTTATCAAAACTAGAACAAGAA CAGTCAAAAAGTGGCGGTCAGCTTCATCAAACAAATGCTGCACCCACTCCAG aaAATGCAGTGCCAAATGCTACTGTTGATCATCCACCACTTGCAGCACAG CAACCATGTGTTGATGTTGGAACTAAAAATGTGGCTGAAAAAGACAAAG tgaagtTTGTTGATGACATGAGAGAAGATATAATACAGGAAACCAAGGATGTCATGGCATTGGTTGAGGAGCTTCGGAAAATAGGGATGGTTCATAAAGAAACCTATTCCACAATTAAAGCAAAAGAAACAAGTCAGGACAAAATGAGGGAGCTGTTCCGGCAGACATTACGTGCCGGAGGGGACACGGTCAAAGCTGCCTTCTATGATGCCTTGAAAAAACACGAGCCGAGTATGCTGAACAGTATTG GTGAAAGTTGA
- the LOC124856640 gene encoding receptor-interacting serine/threonine-protein kinase 3-like isoform X2 gives MEHKHIQQEMALLCTEMFGDKDLDEWRRIGRGGFGTVYRVRHKERGFVAIKVPQQNSGPHDALKEADCLKKLSSRFVLTVFGIYQGNRFQQITEQQGIVMEFMERGSIHTLQVDLRGPPPLPLAIRLAHQVASGMQHLHSINFLHHDLKPSNVLLDNDFNAKLADFGLSRVTTSVLSNSEQSRAGTPGTFQYWPPEAFSLNYKAVRFFDVYSYGILLWSILTGKEPYEGKGFGLVELRIKQGDRPDISLCQKEEKEKMTEMVELMTHCWDEEPSKRPHFDEIVAVTEHVFSVNKDGIGAAIQEVLSKLEQESKSGGQLHQTNAAPTPENAVPNATVDHPPLAAQQPCVDVGTKNVAEKDKVKFVDDMREDIIQETKDVMALVEELRKIGMVHKETYSTIKAKETSQDKMRELFRQTLRAGGDTVKAAFYDALKKHEPSMLNSIGES, from the exons ATGGAGCACAAACACA TTCAACAGGAGATGGCGCTGCTTTGCACTGAGATGTTTGGTGATAAGGACTTGGATGAATGGCGTAGAATCGGCAGGGGGGGGTTTGGTACCGTCTATAGGGTCAGGCACAAAGAGAGAGGGTTTGTTGCCATCAAGGTACCTCAACAAAATTCagg CCCCCATGATGCACTCAAGGAGGCTGATTGTCTGAAAAAACTATCCTCTCGGTTTGTTCTGACAGTGTTTGGAATTTATCAGGGAAACCGATTTCAACAAATCACAGAGCAGCAGGGAATAGTCATGGAGTTTATGGAAAGGGGATCTATTCACACCCTGCAGGTGGACTTGCGTGGCCCTCCGCCACTGCCACTGGCCATCCGATTGGCCCATCAAGTGGCTTCAGGGATGCAACACCTACATTCAATTAACTTTCTTCATCATGATCTAAAACCAAGCAACGTTCTTCTGGATAATGACTTTAATGCCAAG CTGGCAGACTTTGGTCTTTCCAGGGTTACCACAAGTGTTTTGTCCAACAGTGAACAATCAAGAGCAGGAACTCCAGGGACATTTCAGTACTGGCCACCTGAAGCTTTTTCTTTAAACTATAAGGCAGTTCGCTTTTTTGATGTTTACAG CTACGGCATCCTCCTTTGGTCTATCTTAACTGGTAAAGAACCCTATGAAG GAAAAGGGTTTGGTCTTGTGGAATTGCGGATCAAACAGGGAGACAGACCGGATATCAGTCTTTGCcagaaagaggagaaagaaaagaTGACAGAAATGGTTGAGCTCATGACACATTGCTGGGATGAGGAACCATCCAAGAGGCCTCACTTTGATG aaatcGTCGCAGTCACTGAACATGTGTTCTCAGTTAACAAGGATGGAATTGGTGCTGCCATTCAAGAAGTTTTATCAAAACTAGAACAAGAA TCAAAAAGTGGCGGTCAGCTTCATCAAACAAATGCTGCACCCACTCCAG aaAATGCAGTGCCAAATGCTACTGTTGATCATCCACCACTTGCAGCACAG CAACCATGTGTTGATGTTGGAACTAAAAATGTGGCTGAAAAAGACAAAG tgaagtTTGTTGATGACATGAGAGAAGATATAATACAGGAAACCAAGGATGTCATGGCATTGGTTGAGGAGCTTCGGAAAATAGGGATGGTTCATAAAGAAACCTATTCCACAATTAAAGCAAAAGAAACAAGTCAGGACAAAATGAGGGAGCTGTTCCGGCAGACATTACGTGCCGGAGGGGACACGGTCAAAGCTGCCTTCTATGATGCCTTGAAAAAACACGAGCCGAGTATGCTGAACAGTATTG GTGAAAGTTGA
- the LOC124856640 gene encoding receptor-interacting serine/threonine-protein kinase 3-like isoform X1 yields MEHKHIQQEMALLCTEMFGDKDLDEWRRIGRGGFGTVYRVRHKERGFVAIKVPQQNSGPHDALKEADCLKKLSSRFVLTVFGIYQGNRFQQITEQQGIVMEFMERGSIHTLQVDLRGPPPLPLAIRLAHQVASGMQHLHSINFLHHDLKPSNVLLDNDFNAKLADFGLSRVTTSVLSNSEQSRAGTPGTFQYWPPEAFSLNYKAVRFFDVYSYGILLWSILTGKEPYEGKGFGLVELRIKQGDRPDISLCQKEEKEKMTEMVELMTHCWDEEPSKRPHFDEIVAVTEHVFSVNKDGIGAAIQEVLSKLEQEQSKSGGQLHQTNAAPTPENAVPNATVDHPPLAAQQPCVDVGTKNVAEKDKVKFVDDMREDIIQETKDVMALVEELRKIGMVHKETYSTIKAKETSQDKMRELFRQTLRAGGDTVKAAFYDALKKHEPSMLNSIGES; encoded by the exons ATGGAGCACAAACACA TTCAACAGGAGATGGCGCTGCTTTGCACTGAGATGTTTGGTGATAAGGACTTGGATGAATGGCGTAGAATCGGCAGGGGGGGGTTTGGTACCGTCTATAGGGTCAGGCACAAAGAGAGAGGGTTTGTTGCCATCAAGGTACCTCAACAAAATTCagg CCCCCATGATGCACTCAAGGAGGCTGATTGTCTGAAAAAACTATCCTCTCGGTTTGTTCTGACAGTGTTTGGAATTTATCAGGGAAACCGATTTCAACAAATCACAGAGCAGCAGGGAATAGTCATGGAGTTTATGGAAAGGGGATCTATTCACACCCTGCAGGTGGACTTGCGTGGCCCTCCGCCACTGCCACTGGCCATCCGATTGGCCCATCAAGTGGCTTCAGGGATGCAACACCTACATTCAATTAACTTTCTTCATCATGATCTAAAACCAAGCAACGTTCTTCTGGATAATGACTTTAATGCCAAG CTGGCAGACTTTGGTCTTTCCAGGGTTACCACAAGTGTTTTGTCCAACAGTGAACAATCAAGAGCAGGAACTCCAGGGACATTTCAGTACTGGCCACCTGAAGCTTTTTCTTTAAACTATAAGGCAGTTCGCTTTTTTGATGTTTACAG CTACGGCATCCTCCTTTGGTCTATCTTAACTGGTAAAGAACCCTATGAAG GAAAAGGGTTTGGTCTTGTGGAATTGCGGATCAAACAGGGAGACAGACCGGATATCAGTCTTTGCcagaaagaggagaaagaaaagaTGACAGAAATGGTTGAGCTCATGACACATTGCTGGGATGAGGAACCATCCAAGAGGCCTCACTTTGATG aaatcGTCGCAGTCACTGAACATGTGTTCTCAGTTAACAAGGATGGAATTGGTGCTGCCATTCAAGAAGTTTTATCAAAACTAGAACAAGAA CAGTCAAAAAGTGGCGGTCAGCTTCATCAAACAAATGCTGCACCCACTCCAG aaAATGCAGTGCCAAATGCTACTGTTGATCATCCACCACTTGCAGCACAG CAACCATGTGTTGATGTTGGAACTAAAAATGTGGCTGAAAAAGACAAAG tgaagtTTGTTGATGACATGAGAGAAGATATAATACAGGAAACCAAGGATGTCATGGCATTGGTTGAGGAGCTTCGGAAAATAGGGATGGTTCATAAAGAAACCTATTCCACAATTAAAGCAAAAGAAACAAGTCAGGACAAAATGAGGGAGCTGTTCCGGCAGACATTACGTGCCGGAGGGGACACGGTCAAAGCTGCCTTCTATGATGCCTTGAAAAAACACGAGCCGAGTATGCTGAACAGTATTG GTGAAAGTTGA